The DNA sequence ACCATGCTGCCAAAACCTCTGACTCCTTTTATAGTTTTACCGTAAAGCAGCTCATGGTAACTCTGCGGATCTCCATGATACCAGGCAAACTTATGCGGTGTCTGTGCTGCAGTCACATTAGCAATTTTTTTTCCCTTAATACTATCATTAAGTTGACATGCAATGGTCAAAGCTTCAGGTAATTCAATCATAGACAAAACTCCTTTACAGTAAATTGAGGAACAGTCCTTGTCTTAAGTTTGTATATTTAATAAATTCAATCCAGGTCGGGCTATTTCAATGGCATTACTATTCTCGTCAGCAGCTCACTCTCAGGCACATCATTAGGCGAATTAAGATAATACTCATAGTACACACCCTGTTTCTCATAGCCATTTTCGTCTATCCATCCGAACATCTCGTTGTAAGGCTGTTCCATTCCGGCATATGCGCCTTTATATACATACGAGACGTATTTACCCTTAGGCAATTCTCCTGATCTGATTTCGTCTTTTCCAGGCAAGATCCTTGATACCGGAAATCCCATCTCAACATCCAGATCATTCATATCCAGATTGTGATAAGCTGTAAATGGAGCATCCGACGGCTGCTCTCCAAGCTCATTCATATATTGTATTATTCTGTCATAGCACTCTCCGATCAAAGCAGATAAATTTTCAAACGCTGTTCTCGTTCTAATGGACAGCACAGGTTGTTCTTTTTGCTCATTCAGTTCAATTTTTGACATACACCTTTCCTCCACTTCTCCCGATCCGTATCAGTTAACAAAACCGGCTTACTTAATGTGTATTTCCTCATATATGAAGTGTATTAATCATATATCAAAAAATTTGACAACTGTATGTCATATTAATATTAATTATCATAGAATTTCAAAGTTTTTTTCATCCTGTCGGTTAAAATCTTCCGTATATGTTTCGGCTCAAGCACCTCAAGAAAGTACCCGAAGGACATCAGGTACCCGTATACCCACTCGTCCTCTGGAAGTGCTATGTCTACCCGGTAGGTCCCGTCTTCATTTCTGGTTATCATGTCCTCATCAAAATCGTCATAAATTCTATATAAAACCTCAGGAGAAAACTTCAGTTTTAGATTCACCGGCGGCTTCTGGCTTCCATCCGACTCTTCTTTCCTTACGCTTTCCGGCCTTTTTCTTTCAAAGATTTCATTTGTCAGAAGTAATTTTTTAATCCTTGAAATCCGGAAGACCCGAAAATCCTGTCTGCCTTTGCAAAACCCCCATAAATACCATGCCTGCCCCTTGAATATCAGCTTCATCGGCTCCATGCTTCTCAGGCTTTTATTTCCTTCTGCATTTATATACTCAAATGAAATTACCCTTCTTTCCAATACTGCCCTTTTAATATTTATAAACTTATTATATTCATTCGGTTTACTGCCCCACTGTGAAAAATCAATGTAAACCCAGTCGGCAGCTTCAGTATTTTTGAAAACAGACCCAATCTTATCGATGATCATATCGATTTCCGGGTATTTTATTGCCTGTAGGGTTTTTAGGGCAAGAAGCAGACTGTCTATTTCATGGTCAGATACAAGTGTCCTATTCAGGGAGTAATTTTCCAGAAGCGCTATTCCCCCTCCGCTGCCTTTGTTTGTGAAAACAGGTACTCCCGCTGAAGACAAAATATCTATATCCCTGTATATTGTTCTGGTGGAAACCCCAAACCTGTCAGACAGTTCTCTTGCTGTAATACTCTCTCTGTTAAGCAATATTATCGTTATTTCAAGCAAGCGGTTAATTTTCATTGTTATCACCCACCTGCCTCAATTATACCCTACAAATGCGACAGCATATAGTCATATTTGAGAAATATTTCCTTACCGTTCTGCATTACCGTTTTCTATAATACTGAAAAGGCTAATACTATTCCCTTTATCACTCTTCTTCACTTTTTCTATTGTCCTGTTAATATATGAATACAGCTTT is a window from the Clostridia bacterium genome containing:
- a CDS encoding YafY family transcriptional regulator, translating into MKINRLLEITIILLNRESITARELSDRFGVSTRTIYRDIDILSSAGVPVFTNKGSGGGIALLENYSLNRTLVSDHEIDSLLLALKTLQAIKYPEIDMIIDKIGSVFKNTEAADWVYIDFSQWGSKPNEYNKFINIKRAVLERRVISFEYINAEGNKSLRSMEPMKLIFKGQAWYLWGFCKGRQDFRVFRISRIKKLLLTNEIFERKRPESVRKEESDGSQKPPVNLKLKFSPEVLYRIYDDFDEDMITRNEDGTYRVDIALPEDEWVYGYLMSFGYFLEVLEPKHIRKILTDRMKKTLKFYDN
- a CDS encoding GyrI-like domain-containing protein, producing the protein MSKIELNEQKEQPVLSIRTRTAFENLSALIGECYDRIIQYMNELGEQPSDAPFTAYHNLDMNDLDVEMGFPVSRILPGKDEIRSGELPKGKYVSYVYKGAYAGMEQPYNEMFGWIDENGYEKQGVYYEYYLNSPNDVPESELLTRIVMPLK